DNA sequence from the Ctenopharyngodon idella isolate HZGC_01 chromosome 14, HZGC01, whole genome shotgun sequence genome:
AGAACCGGTTTTGGTGGCCAACCCTTATCAAAGATACCACTCAATTCATCAAACAATGCAACACCTGCAACATGCACAAACCCTCACATCAAGTTCCTGCTGGCCTTCTACAACCGTTACCTCTGCCTCAACGTCCCTGGTCTCACATAGCCATAGACTTTGTCACCGACCTTCCAACAACTTCACAACCATACTGACCGTTATAGACCGATTCTCCAAAGCCTGCCGCCTCATCCCTCCGTCCAAACTACCTACCGCCATGCAAACCGCCGAGCACCTCTGCAACTGGGTCTTTCGGATCTACGGTCTTCCAGAAGATATAGTCTCTGACCGGGGCCCACAATTCACCTCTTGTCTCTGGACGTCCTTCTGCCAAGCTCTTAACATCAACGTCAGCCTCACTTCCACAGTCCAACGGCCAGATCAAACGCCTCAACCAGGAACTCACCCACTTCCTGCGTTCCTATTGCAGCCAGCATCAGAACGACTGGGCCCGGTATCTGATGTGGGCAGAATACACTCAGAACTCGATACGTAAGGAGGCTACAGGATTAACTCCCTTCCAGTGTGTCCTTGGTTTCCAACCACCTCTCTTCCCCTGGTCAGGGGAGCCCACTGATGTACCAGCAGTCATTGGGAGGGGTACGGTCCTGAGGAGCGCTCATGGGTCAACGTGGATGATATCCTAGACCCCAACCTAGTGGGGGAATTCCACCGTAACCACCCAGAGaaaccggcccctcgaccacgtgggAGACCTCGATGTCGGTTGCTTCCTCGCGCCAGGAGTCGCTCACAGGGGAGGGGGCTCTGTCACAGAGACGAACTCCGTGAttccctcctctggccatcAGAGGGAGCCTTCGCCGGaatactgacacacacattctcacacacgcactacatttcccacaagcCCCGTACCTTGGTGCTGATTGCCACACCCAGCTGCTGtgcattacctggactatttaggCCACACTCAACCTCGCTATCATTGCGAGGTCTTGTATTGCCATGGtgtacatttctgagcgttCTTTATTCTGACTGTCTGCCTGTTGTTGAACCTGTTTAATCCCCGTTaacgattctctgctgcctgcccttggACTATTTGCTGTTTACTGGACTTGTGATTCTTATCTGCCTGCCCTAATCTACTGCCTGTTGTAAGACTATGATTCTGCCTTTTCCCTGCCATTCCTGTTTGCCCCTGTTTGACCACTGCCTGTTTGACTATGAGATCTCTTAATGCCTGCATATGGATCCCACTTCGTGTGACGACTCGTTACAATACAGAAAACATCATCTGACACGGGTACAATTAAAAGAATCAGATAAAACATCTTTTCATTAGGAACATTTTTGCATTCACGGTATAAGATAAAAGTTTCAGTTCATCAGAAGTGagtctttttttccatttttttctagcaaataaaaaacaaattgtcTTGACTTGATCTTTAGAGTCAAACTCAAAGCAACTCTTTCCGTATTCTCAAAGTCTGGTCCTGTCAAATTAACTAAACTCCCTGTTGTTGTCAGGACGGCGGTTTGATCTaccttgtgtttgtgtttgtaccGCTGTTCATCCGGAACACACGGTTGTCTTGTTTGTCTGGTCACGCGTGTGGTGTTTGTGTTCGTTCGCCATGTGTTTCAGCATGTGTTATGTTGTTTGCGCCATGTGTTCAACTGTCTATTGTTGCCCCGCCCTCTTGTTACCCTGTTAACTCATTATTAATCTCACATGTTACTCCTCATTAGCTTTCCTTTATATTCCCTCCGTGTTTTTTGTTCCGTGCCAGAGTGTTAATGCGTCTTGTTGTTCACGTCTTCTTTTCTTTGTGCCGTTCCTAGTTTTCTAGTCaagctttttttcttcagtttgattttttttttttggcctaaTTTCAAGTTATTtctatgttgtttttcttttgctgtgaCTAGAGCTCTGTTTGATTTCTAgctttattttgacttttagtTTTAACCAacttggttttttttttcttgtttttttttcttggcatAAGAGTTTTTTTCTGGTTActtattctttgttttattttattttttctcttgtGGTTTTTGCCTTCAGatcagtttagtttagtttttcttttactttttatttttttattttctctccaGTCTCCCTGTTTCCCTGGCTGCTGGATTGTGCTCATCTTCAGACTGCTCTTGGCTGGGCATTTCAGTTCCATGGACTTTGTCTTGCTACCTGAGGCCGTCATTGATTGTGGACATTATCCAGTCTAGCCCTTGCTGCTATTTTGTTACTCCTTGATCTGTTTCCCTAATAAACTGTGTATTACCCTGCAAATTGAATCCTCTTCTTTCCGAACCCTAACAGTTGTACATATTCTGGAAGCCACAAGTGTTTCAGTGAGTCCAGGAATTGTACAGTCATTGTGTGTTAAATCAAAGCGTGCTCCATATATTAGCTGTATTATATTAGGAGCCAGTGAAGAGATTTAAAATGTCCTTCTCTTTGTAATTTGAACATGTTCCACACTTTAAAAACATCCTGATAAAATAAGGCATTCCATTGATATTCAGCTTTGACAAGTCCATAAAGAGaagatttgtccattttcaaatttccatgattttgtaatgttttacaCGCAACTACTTTCCAGCTGGAAGTTACTGAACCATTAAGAAGTCTTTGCAAAAGCTGTAAACGAAAAGCTGCTTCTCTACTTTTAAGATGTATTAAAGGTGCCGTAGAACGTGTTTtcaaaagatgtaatataagtctaaggtgtcctctgaatgtgtctgtgaagtttcagctcaaaataccccatagattttttttaattaatttttttaactgcctattttgggcATCATTAACTATGCGCCGATTCAGGCTGCGCAGCCCCTTTAAATCTCTCGCTCCCTGCCCTCCCGAGCTCTCGACTATAAGTGCAGTTATACAGTGCATAATCAAAGTTCACACAGCTAATATAACCCTCAAATGGATCTTTATCAAATGGATCAAATGGATGGATCAAATattgggggcgtacatattaatgatcccgactgttacgtaacagtcggtgttatgttgagattcgcctgttttCCGGAggtcttttaaacaaatgagatttaCATAAGAAGGAGGAAGCAATGGAGTTTGAAACTCAATGTATGTCTTTTCCATGTACTGAACTCTTGTTATTCAACTATGCaaaggtaaattcaatttttgattctagggcacctttaatcCTTGTCCTCCTTCTTTGGGTAAAAAGAATACACTCTGAGGAACCCAATGTAACTTAtcccagaaaaaaaatcaactaaaatcactgaaatctcttatcattactaaaatcaaaagttgtaactattatttaatgggcctgagctaaaactaacaatgaccacttgtattttttttaacattaacaaaaaaataatatcttctgtaacaaatgtagctattgctcattcttaatcctagttaatgcattaactaatgttaaataatgagaccttattataaagtgttacctgttgttttttataattcttttgcactttaatctgtttgaaacattttactttatatttttttgtgtattgcgttattgtatttaaatgttctttaaagagttctttttgtaaaaagagttcttaaacctggtatactatgacaacactttttttgcaacttatttcgatatcgtgataataccgtataccatgataaaagcttcagccattaccgcaacatgaaaatttgataccgtcacatgcctaggCTGGACATTGACACAAATTCCacattgccatattcaataacatgctaaaacctatttcgagagttgtcatgattgaaatatatttaaaagtaaaaaaatctaaaaaaaatatcttctgttgtaACACAACTTACCTCAATATCTCCAATTCACACTTTATATTTGTCAGTCCAGTGCAGAGctgcttcactcctgaatcctgcaggttattattattcatgttcAGCTCTTTCAGATTAGTATCTGATCCAAGAACTGTAGCCAGAGCTGAACAGCTTTTGTCTGTTAAGTTACAATTATTTAACCTACAagacaaataaattacaatcaCAGAATTAGAtagaacattttttatatacaaatataaaatatattttccattATTGTTGCCTAATTTCAAGTTATTTCTGTTGTTTTGCTGTGACTAGAGCTCTGTTTGATTTCTAGATTTATTTTGAGCCCTTGCTGCTATTTTGTTACTCCTTGATCTGTTTCCCTAATAAACTGTGTATTACCCTGCAAATTGAATCCTCTTCTTTCCGAACCCTAACAGTTGTACATATTCTGGAAGCCACAAGTGTTTCAGTGAGTCCAGGAATTGTACAGTCATTGTGTGTTAAATCAAAGCGTGCTCCATACATTAGCTGTATTATATTAGGAGCCAGTGAAGAGATTTAAAATGtcctatttaatattttttacataaataatactcacacactatatatatatatatttgttaattctggtttgatttttatttatttttttggaaacatAATGTTATACTATGTATATCAccaaatatatacattattgtTTTGTCAAGTttgatttgtatatttattttattttattttatttacgtttaaattttttttttttttgggggggaaatataaattacattgtgtatatttgtgatatttgtgACACTGTTGAACTATGTACATTATCGATTATATATATTGAGTTGTGGAGTCTGAGTTATATACTTTACTTcattcaatatattattatcatttgtttatttactttttcctttatttatattaattatactttgtttgatttaatttatgTAACCGTCGAACTTCCTCTTTTCTGTTTGTCCTGTGTAGCACAACCAGGTGATTGTCATTAGACTAATTAATTTCTGCTCAAACTCTGAATGTGTTTGTTACTCACACCCTGACGAAGGCAAAATCAGCAGCAACGCGTAGGTGTGCAGACTGTGCACTTGTCacctgttttaatatttagccatgatgaaataaaggctttttaaaaaagttttctatCAGATTCAAGTGCCTTGGACCATCCTCAATTTTACgagttgaactatcccttgcaCCCAAAGACCACCGGGCTCGAACTCATACCCCGTGCAGCACTTcagttttttgcagttttttgctttgagatatatatatatatcagggctcgacaataaggactgctcgatggcccggggccagcGTGGAGACGACCCTTGGGACAGTTGACGGAACTGTCACTTGCCTGAttgggccagtgctgcatcgtaGGGGTGTATAGGCCTATATCATCTATGTACGATGATATCTAGTTGTTGTTTTAACAATCTGAAATTATCGAGTATTGTCCCTCACTttacagaaaaagaaaacaaaaacacacccatagAGTGCGTGTATTCACTACGTGATGTAGTGTAGTAGGTTAGACGAGTGCGCATACGAATTTAGAGTGCATATTTTCACTGTGATCTAGTCTATAAAAATTCATTTAGAATGCCCCcaaaattcaagataaggggcaaaaatgcccctgtatgtcttttatatttatatcgtTTAATACAGTTAACCAACATCACATGAAAAGTGctgttttttctccaaatatcagcatgattacaaatgtgatattgattttatacaacagttcaataaacaagaagttaataataactaaaatatggctttaaaaaggtaaaaaatatatttaaacttattGGAAAAGACAATTTGTCACTGCTGCGAACTGACCACCACACATAATATGAAGAATATCCGAAAACTTTAGGAGTCATCGGTCCATGGCAGTCCTTAATGTACCAGCACAAACACGTGTTTGGATGTGTGGGCTGCGAGTTGgaaaaggttgggaaccactgatctatGTATTGCATTACATTATGTTTTGCCCCCCAAaattaaaactacaaaactaaaactattatgaaattaagcttttaaaataacattttattaggAGATATAGTGTAACAACtgataatatatgtattttaaatagtctGTTATACCCTGtatgagacaaaaacatgactaaacattaATTGACTTACAGAGCTCTTCTGGAGGTTTTGATGACTGCTGATAATCTAATGAGACACTCGTCTGATTTCTTGAATTTCTGAAGCTCAAACTCCTCCAGCTCTTCCtctgatgtcaacaacacaaagacCAAAGCAGACCACTGGGCAGGTGAAAGGTCACCAGATGAGAGACTTCCTTTGCTAAGGTGGGTCTGAATCTCCTTCACCAGAGTTTGGTCgttcagttcattcagacagtagaacagattgatggatctcTCTGCAGGCAGATTACCTTCTAATTTCTGCTTGATGTACTGAACTATTTCCTTGCTGCTCTGGTCTTTGTCGTCTTGCTGTGTCAACAGACCTCGTAAGAGTCGTCGATTGGACTGGAGTGACAGACCGAGGAGGAAGCGAAGGAAAAGGTCCAGGTGTCCATTATCACTCTCAAGCGCCTTGTCCACTGCAGTCTTGAGAAAATCAATCAaggtttcatttttgttttcctgttctGTAGACTcgtgatcaaacacacttgtCTTGTTGATGTCTAGAAACAGATGTTCATAAAGGGCTGCAATAAACTCTTGAATGCTCAAGTGAACAAAGCAGTACATGGTACCAAGAGTGATCCCTGTTTCCTCCTTAAAGATCTGGGTACACATgcctgagtacactgatgccTTATAGACGTCAATACCACAAGCTTCCAGGTCTGTGTCATAGAAGATCACGTTGTttctttccagctgatgaagTGCCAGTTTCCCCAGTGAAAGGATGGCGTCTTTATCCCAGGAAACATCTGGTGCGTATTCTCCATCATACTTTCGGCGGCTCTGCTGGATCTGAAAGCggagaaagtgtgtgtacatttgtgtcAGAGTCTTGGGAGTGTCTTCAGTACTTGATCTCCAAGGTGTTTTAGAGATCTCATCAGCCTGATTGATTTTCACatcattatttcttttctcctccagaatgttctggagaacagtggctgaaatccagcagaagactgggatgtggcacatgataaagagactctttgattttttaacatgatcaatgattgttttggcctgattctGATCCGTGAATCTTTTCTTGAAGTACTCTTCCTTTTGTGCATCACTGAATCCTCGTATCTCTGTCAGCCGGTCGATACAGTCAGGAGGAATCTTACTGGCAGCTGCTGGTCTggtggtgatccagatgagagcagaaggaagcagaTTTCCCTTCATGAGGTTTGTTAGGAGAACATCCAGAGAGGCTGGTGATGATGCATCACGCCACGTCTCATTACAATCAAACTTCAGAGGAAGGCGACATTCATCCAATCCATCAAGGATGAACAGGACTTTGAACTGATTCCTTCTTGTAAGGTTCAGTCCTTTTGTCTCTGGGAAAAACTGAGTTATAAGGTCCATCAAACTtagtttttctttctcctttaagTTAATCTCTCTGAATGGAAAAGGAAATATGAAGCGGAtatcttgattttcttttccttcagcccagtccagaaCAAACTTTTGCACAGAGACTGATTTTCCGATGCCAGCGACTCCTTTTGTCAGTACAGTTCGGATCTCCTTGTCTTGTTCAGGAGCTTCAAACAATTGTGTGCATTTAACCTGTATCTCTTGAGATTCATGACGCCTGGAAGCAACTTCAATCTGTCTGACCTCATGTTCAGTATTGACCTGTTCACTGCCACCCTGAGTGATATAGAGATCTGTGTAGATGTTATTCAGAAGTGTGGAGTCACCTTGTTTCGCAATTCCTTCAAACACACATTGATACTTCTTCTTTAGGCCACATTTTAGCTGACGAATGAAGAGCAGCTCATCTAAACACAGGAACAGAAAATAGATAGTTTTAGTCTTAATTTTCTCTCCTACATTTATAAGTGTCAATCAGATGATCTTGAGTCTCTGACCTTCTAGAGCATCAGCAGCTTCATCTTGCTTCATCTCTCTCAGGTAATGTAGTGTGAGATCAAGAGCTGCTGCTTTGGTACTGCATCTATTCTCATTAAAGTCCTTCACAAAGTGTTGTGTGTTctctttttgtaatattttcttaaactttTCTAGTTCATTCTTCAGAAACGTGATTATTTTGCTCTCAAGATCCTACAAacaaagtaagaaaaaaaaagatacagaacaacACAATTTAACCAGATCCACATCcgtatttggtcaaaaatatttatttatttagatattaaatatatttgtaaaaaaagaaaccagttaaaaaacaaaattattaattagcacacaaaaataacacacatttttcttacattttgattattatttatggGTTCTTCAAATTTATGTTCCAGTATTTGTGCAAGAAATGTTCAGTAAcctgtttgttttagttttttaacctttatgaaaatgtgttttcctaCCTGGAAGATCTCTAGGAGATTGTCTTTGAAACTCTCGTGGTTCCTGTGAATCTGAACGTCTGAGTCTAACGTCTCATATTGAAGCCTGTtagacaataaaataaaatactgcattttcaggcaaaatattattattgtttttaaaggtgggataagccatatttcaaaaacactgtttggaagttattCGGGCCGACACAAACAGCAAACATGTAACCactcagcattagggggcgtatgacggtcggggagagagaacgagcaagagggagatttgaagaaagactgcagagagagagatgagacacaataaagaatatcactggaatgaaggtttatcactgggcaagcgctttaggacccgcgataatattagaaaagctttccagctctggagagagctaagagaAAAGGCTTGAAAACAGATGCGGAGGCTGAtttgattccgcttcacatgtgagtaacactgggtttgagtgtctggagctgctgtgctgttggcgattaacaacatcaacaaacTCTTGcctgtatttactcttgtgtactgtatgttcatttttgctTCCTTGTCTTTCATTCATCAgctgtgctttatttttcatgaagcattattttgttgcatgtcagctgtgataaacagacattcaCTCTCTCATTAcgtgtgtaacagaggccagttagtgagagttgtgcaagtaaaccactgcacactgatgaccgctagagaatgaggtgtttagtgTCATTAGTGCTCTCGCCTCacctgccagcagcgatcggggTTTGAGACCGACTCAGAGCAGGGTgattaggattggagggtgagttttggaggcggggcgatgaagagaggggtgtttgtttgggttgatttcatatatcaacaatgtccaacagcgtttatgaaaaatggctttaacagtgaaaaagaaaacatgagcTATTTAAAGTTTACGCTGTTAAAGTGTGAGAtctattttagtatatataaTGAATTCTGCATCAACAATGGGATTTTTAATATGTAGTGCAGCAGTTATGTCAGCACACTAAAATAAATGAGTATTACAAGAAAcagaattataattaaaatcaaatcatttcaacttttttctgATGCTCCCTTTAGGTTTTTATAGCACTGCTGATTATAAATTGGAATGATATTTGAATGATACagtttcataataaatatttgatgaaaatattcAGTCTATTCACACAGTCTATGTGTGTCCAACAATAAGAAACACATGAAATACCTTTTGTTAGTTGATGGTTTTCTCTCACTGAATTTTGGTGCTTCACCTTTTGAACAGtcactcttcacagacacagagctggacacaTGTGAGTCTGATCctacactaatgacacaaagagcAGAAAGATAAAACACTTTACTACAGGAGATACTTCAGTCTCATTTGAAAGGGTTTAATGTTGCAAATAGTTAATAAATGCAGTATAGACACACTTTTGTCCATCTATGGATGGAAAGACATATTCATGTTTGGGTTGTAAGATCTATTTTCCATGGTGAATTTATGCCTCCTTGTTATTGTATTAATGTAAAGATGCTCCAGACTGAGTTCAATAAAGAGGAAAGCAGACTATCAGACACTGTGTTCTctgaattattgttttatttaaaggattagttcactttcaaatgaaaattaccccaagctttactcaccctcaagccatcctaggtgtatatgactttcttctttctgatgaacacaatcagagaaatattaatgaatatcctgatgcatccgagctttataatggcagtgaacgggaccaatgagtaaaaaaaataaaatccatatttaacaaaagtagtgaaataaaatatctagtttccgccttccgtattcaacgtacgaagaaagtgtaaaactctggcagttcaaaaagcttacgctacgacctacgccttccctattcaactgaCGGAAAAAGTATGACTGACGCGACGTCAGTTTAAACTTTCTTCAAACCTTTGTAGTGATTTTTACTCCATTCACCAGTGACGTAGTGATTTTTGATCACGTGCCACtttaaggtgtggttatgagtgTATCAGATGACCCCTCCCCCCTTTTTGTAATACGGGGCACCAGTTAAGAATACTATCTTAACAATTTAAGAACACTCCAAAAGAGCTGTTCAATAATTCAGAATTAATATAAACGGGAGGGAGTTGGTCAACTGATTTATCTGAAGGATTTGTGAGAGTCTGGTCAACTAGTAGAGTCTTTGATCAtcaacacaaggaagacacagttataataaaatcaatgaaatttattaacaatagacATGCAAGAGTAAATACCACAAcgattaataatgaaataatgaatatgcacttctaaaagatagtaaaataatgatcaaaggagaatactgaattaaatcaaagaaacaaataaatgaagtgaaCACAGAATGGATAAATGCAATGCTGTTGAACTGAATGTAGAATGGAAGAGAACTATATGGGAGTGCTTCTTATGGAAGCCACCTAATGGCTCTGGTAAAATGGTGATAAATAATTGCttatttatcattcaacaaATAATATCCCTATTATTTGTAACAAGCTGACCTCAAGTAACTGTTATCTAAACAGGTTAGAAAAACATATGCTGCATGTATAAcctaatgccaaggtctctagaaagaggtttggtaagttTATATTTACGTTCCACACAGTCGGGTGATCAATCCGGTAGCAGAGACGTCTTCCACTGATGATGCAGGCTGCGTGCAGTGGGAGGGCGTGGAGTTGCGATCCAGTAGTCGTGCCACGCTGGGCTGGAGGATGCTGAACTTCGGTTGCGCCAAGAGGGTCCTTTAGGATGGACTGGGCAGCTGGGTCAGATGACTCTTCACAGGTTCCTTTGCAGGCTGGCTGcgtcgctgaggagccgtgtggTACTGGCAATGTCTGCCGATGCAGAGGTCCTTTACGGACTGGGCTGTGCTGCTGTAGGAGCCGTAAGGGTCAGATGAAGTCCCTCAATGCTGGGGCCCTTTTGCAGCTAGAGTGCAGCTGAAAGCAACGTAAAAGGTTTTGCTCGCGAAAGCTTCACCTTAACTGTCTTGTAGTCTCtttcctcgtcaggtcagaaactcaggacgtggggtgtctgttaatgtctccTTCCCCGTCGAGCTGGAAACGCAGAACAAGGGTGTGTCTACCCGGGGGACATATTTATCCCTTTctaatgaggaggagattgaaaTGTGGCGCCTTGCCGATCCTGGAGTGTGATTGGCCACTGTTATCTGAAGCAACCCCGGTGTTGCC
Encoded proteins:
- the LOC127494797 gene encoding NACHT, LRR and PYD domains-containing protein 3-like, with amino-acid sequence MSEERGKDSLSKMSLSEEQSVRSDSHVSSSVSMKSDCSKGEAPKFSERKPSTNKSVGSDSHVSSSVSVKSDCSKGEAPKFSERKPSTNKRLQYETLDSDVQIHRNHESFKDNLLEIFQDLESKIITFLKNELEKFKKILQKENTQHFVKDFNENRCSTKAAALDLTLHYLREMKQDEAADALEDELLFIRQLKCGLKKKYQCVFEGIAKQGDSTLLNNIYTDLYITQGGSEQVNTEHEVRQIEVASRRHESQEIQVKCTQLFEAPEQDKEIRTVLTKGVAGIGKSVSVQKFVLDWAEGKENQDIRFIFPFPFREINLKEKEKLSLMDLITQFFPETKGLNLTRRNQFKVLFILDGLDECRLPLKFDCNETWRDASSPASLDVLLTNLMKGNLLPSALIWITTRPAAASKIPPDCIDRLTEIRGFSDAQKEEYFKKRFTDQNQAKTIIDHVKKSKSLFIMCHIPVFCWISATVLQNILEEKRNNDVKINQADEISKTPWRSSTEDTPKTLTQMYTHFLRFQIQQSRRKYDGEYAPDVSWDKDAILSLGKLALHQLERNNVIFYDTDLEACGIDVYKASVYSGMCTQIFKEETGITLGTMYCFVHLSIQEFIAALYEHLFLDINKTSVFDHESTEQENKNETLIDFLKTAVDKALESDNGHLDLFLRFLLGLSLQSNRRLLRGLLTQQDDKDQSSKEIVQYIKQKLEGNLPAERSINLFYCLNELNDQTLVKEIQTHLSKGSLSSGDLSPAQWSALVFVLLTSEEELEEFELQKFKKSDECLIRLSAVIKTSRRALLNNCNLTDKSCSALATVLGSDTNLKELNMNNNNLQDSGVKQLCTGLTNIKCELEILRLSCCDMTDEGCSALTSALKSNPSHLRELNLSVNDLGDSGVKNLSDVLMNPQFKLEKLDLSYCSITEEQCVILTSALKSNPSHLRELNLSGNIINNTGVKHLCDVLKDSHCKLERCKISLNRCSITGNRVSS